The sequence below is a genomic window from Rhodothermales bacterium.
AACGGTAGATACGCCGACATGACGGTCGATGATCGACACGATTCGAGATGAGGGCGCTTCGGGGGACGCGGACCGGAAGTGCGTGGATACCGCGTGATTTCCCAGTCACACTAGCAACGGGAGGCATTGTTTCAGCATGTGGCACGACAATATTCTGGGCACCGTAGGCAACACGCCCCTGGTCCGTTTGAACCGCGTGGCGGCCGGCGTACCCTGCACCGTATTGGCCAAACTGGAATACTTCAATCCGGGCGCGTCGGTCAAGGACCGGATCGGTATCGCCATGGTCGAACGCGCCGAGCGCGAGGGGCTGCTGAAGCCGGGCGGGACGATCATCGAGGGCACCAGCGGCAACACCGGCGCCGGCCTCGCCCTGGCGGCCATCGCCCGTGGTTACCGCTGTATTTTTACGACGACCGACAAGCAGAGCCAGGAAAAAATCGACGTGCTCCAGGCGCTCGACGCGGAGGTGATCGTGTGCCCGACAAACGTCGAGCCGGACGATCCCCGCTCGTATTATTCCGTCGCGCGCCGGCTCGCCGCCGAGATCCCCAACTCGGTCTACCTGAACCAGTATGACAACCCCGCCAATGCGGAGGCGCACTACGCCACCACGGGGCCCGAGCTGTGGGAGCAGACGGAAGGACGCATCACCCACTACATCGCGAGCGCCGGCACCGGAGGCACCATCTCGGGGACCGCGCGCTACCTGAAAGAGCAAAACCCGGATATCTCGGTGATCGGCGTCGATCCCTACGGATCGGTGTACTACAAGTACTTTTTCACCCGGGAATTCGACAAGAATGAAATTTACCCCTACCTCACCGAAGGGGTGGGCGAAGATATCCTGGCGAAGAACATGGACTTCGACCTGATCGACGACTACGTCCGCGTGACGGACAAGGAGTCGATGCAGATGACCCGCCGGCTGGCGCGGGAGGAAGGGATGTTCGTGGGCCAATCGTGCGGCATGGCCGTCGCCGGCGCGCTCCAGTGGTGCCAGACGAATCGCGAGACCCTGAGCCCGGACGACGTCATCGTGGTCGTCCTGCCGGATTCGGGCTTCCGCTACCTGTCGAAGACGTACAACGACAAATGGATGCGCAACAACGGCTTCCTCGAGCGACCGAATCACCTGACGGTCGAAGAGGTGGTGTCGCTGCGCCGCCGACGGAAGAGCATCGTCCAGGTCCAGGCCGGCGAAACCCTCGGCGACGCCATCGCAGTGATGACCGAACATGGAATCAGTCAGATCCCGGTGATGGAAGGAGATAAGGTGGTCGGGAGCCTCACCGAAAAAGGCATCCTGAAACGATTGATCGAGGCGCCGGCAGCGCGCAACGAACGCGTTCGGGAAGCCATGAGCGATCCGTTTCCGATCGTGCCGAGTTCGTTGCACCTCGAGCACCTCTCGGCGTATCTGGAAGAAGACATGGGCGCCGTGCTCGTCGAACGCGCCGACGGCACCTACGACATTATCACGAAAAGCGATCTGATCAGTGCCCTGGCCAACACCGGGCGCAGCAACCAGGAATCGAAGGGGAAATCCAATGAATGATGTAAACGATGCGCAGTCGCATGTCCAACTCAATATCGAACTGGGCGAAGACGTAGCGGAAGGGGAGTATGCGAATCTCGTGATGATCGCGCATTCGAGCGAGGAGTTTATCCTCGATTTTATCCGCGTCGTTCCCGGTGTCACGAAAGCCAAGGTGAAGAATCGGATCATCATTACGCCGCCCCACGCCAAACGGCTCCTCGCCGCCCTGGCCGACAACATCAAGCGCTACGAGGCGGCGCACGGCGTCATCCCCGCGCCGGCTCCGGGCGGTCAGCCCGTTCAATTCGGCGGGCCGAGCGGCGAGGCCTGATGCGCCGGCCTATTTGCGCGCCCGGAAGATGAAAAACAGCCCGAGCAGCGCGAAGAGGACATGCGGCAGCCAGGCGGCCATGGTAGGCGATAGCTCGCCCGTGTATCCGAAGGGCTCCACCAGTTTCATGGTGGCCAGGTAAAAGAAGGCGATGAGCAGGCCGAGGCCGATCTGAACGGCCTGGCCGCCTCGCCGGCGGACCGATGCGAGCGGCATCCCAATCAACACGACGATGAGGTTGGCGAGCGGGTACGCAAACTTGCTCTGATAGCCCACCAGCGTCCGCCCCGTATTGTTGGCCCCGGAGCGCCGGAGCGCGTCGATGTAGTTTCGCGCGTCCGGGATGGTCATCGACTCCACCTCGCGCTCCGTCCGGGCGAGGTCGCGGGGGTAAATGGTCAACGTCGTGTCGAGGTCCTCGATCTTGCGGTACTGCGTCATGCCTTCCGGGCTGAAGGATCGCTCCGTGATATCGTGCAGACGCCAGATGCCGAGGCTGTCGACCCACGCCATCCGCTTCGCATCCAGCCGCGCCCGGAGGTG
It includes:
- a CDS encoding DUF3467 domain-containing protein; this encodes MNDVNDAQSHVQLNIELGEDVAEGEYANLVMIAHSSEEFILDFIRVVPGVTKAKVKNRIIITPPHAKRLLAALADNIKRYEAAHGVIPAPAPGGQPVQFGGPSGEA
- a CDS encoding cystathionine beta-synthase encodes the protein MWHDNILGTVGNTPLVRLNRVAAGVPCTVLAKLEYFNPGASVKDRIGIAMVERAEREGLLKPGGTIIEGTSGNTGAGLALAAIARGYRCIFTTTDKQSQEKIDVLQALDAEVIVCPTNVEPDDPRSYYSVARRLAAEIPNSVYLNQYDNPANAEAHYATTGPELWEQTEGRITHYIASAGTGGTISGTARYLKEQNPDISVIGVDPYGSVYYKYFFTREFDKNEIYPYLTEGVGEDILAKNMDFDLIDDYVRVTDKESMQMTRRLAREEGMFVGQSCGMAVAGALQWCQTNRETLSPDDVIVVVLPDSGFRYLSKTYNDKWMRNNGFLERPNHLTVEEVVSLRRRRKSIVQVQAGETLGDAIAVMTEHGISQIPVMEGDKVVGSLTEKGILKRLIEAPAARNERVREAMSDPFPIVPSSLHLEHLSAYLEEDMGAVLVERADGTYDIITKSDLISALANTGRSNQESKGKSNE